From Acidobacteriota bacterium, a single genomic window includes:
- a CDS encoding NAD(P)-binding domain-containing protein — protein MQPERIVSIAPIDRIAIDILQQVAPVEISPSPDEPTVLTLLEGTIGLVARGTEGGITRKIMENCPGLRVIGRPGVGYDTVDVAFATQRKIPVVYAPIGGFAVAEAALALLMAIVKKVQLADSILKQGQWQRRYQMSTGDLTGHTLGIIGLGRIGGRLAGLVRNFEMEVLGYDPFLTEEAAKGMGVELVPLDDLLRRSDFISVHVPLGEQTRGLINRERIARMKPGAIFINTARGGVVESLDVLADALESGHLGAVGLDVFPTEPPDTSHRLFKHPHFTGAPHLLGVSSLAMERIYRSMANDMVAVIQGRRPRYCVNPEVCEELFES, from the coding sequence ATGCAGCCTGAACGCATCGTGTCCATCGCTCCCATCGATCGGATAGCCATCGACATCCTGCAACAGGTGGCTCCGGTGGAGATCTCGCCCTCTCCGGATGAACCGACGGTGCTTACCCTGCTGGAGGGCACCATCGGGCTGGTGGCCCGAGGCACCGAAGGCGGCATTACCCGAAAAATCATGGAAAACTGCCCGGGCTTGCGGGTCATCGGTCGACCCGGGGTCGGCTACGATACGGTGGACGTGGCCTTTGCCACCCAGCGGAAGATTCCGGTGGTGTACGCTCCCATCGGAGGGTTCGCCGTCGCCGAAGCGGCCCTGGCGCTGCTGATGGCCATCGTCAAGAAGGTCCAGTTGGCCGACTCCATCCTCAAGCAAGGTCAGTGGCAGCGCCGCTACCAGATGAGCACGGGGGATCTGACCGGGCACACCCTGGGGATCATCGGGCTGGGTCGAATCGGGGGTCGCCTGGCCGGGCTGGTGCGGAATTTCGAGATGGAAGTGCTGGGCTACGATCCCTTCCTGACGGAAGAAGCAGCCAAGGGGATGGGAGTCGAGCTGGTGCCGCTGGATGACCTGCTGCGACGTTCCGATTTCATTTCGGTGCACGTCCCCCTGGGGGAGCAGACCCGCGGCCTGATCAACCGGGAGCGGATTGCCCGGATGAAGCCGGGAGCCATCTTCATCAACACCGCCCGGGGCGGGGTGGTGGAAAGCCTGGACGTGCTGGCCGACGCCCTGGAGAGCGGCCACCTGGGAGCGGTGGGTCTGGACGTGTTTCCCACCGAACCCCCCGACACCTCCCACCGCCTGTTCAAACACCCCCACTTTACCGGGGCTCCCCATTTGCTGGGCGTGAGCAGTCTGGCCATGGAGCGCATCTATCGCTCCATGGCCAACGACATGGTGGCGGTTATCCAGGGGAGGCGGCCCCGCTACTGCGTCAATCCGGAGGTTTGTGAGGAGCTGTTCGAGTCTTGA